From Pan troglodytes isolate AG18354 chromosome 1, NHGRI_mPanTro3-v2.0_pri, whole genome shotgun sequence:
ACCAACCTCCCTAACCCTTGCTGCTGAAAAGAAGcatggggctggctggctctttccCAAGGGAGTCTGCCAGATGATAGCCACAGGCCAATTTACAACACTTGGCCTCCAGAGGAATGCTAGGTCCACGTATGTACACACTGGCTGCCACTGATGATTTCTCACTGGGGTATCCGCCAGGATCCTTCTCTGAGCCTTCTTACCCCCATGCATAGAAATAACAATGCTCTAGCAGTACCAGGAAGAATGCCAGAATTTACATGCTTGACAATTATACCACCAGCTTAAAGTACAAAACCATAGAACCTCCAACTTGGGGTGAGTGGCAAAAGACAATGATAATGTGGTTAAGTATCTGCTTACCTGAAGATTCAGGAATTCTGAGTTCATCCTGTGTACTCCTATCACTTCTTGATCCACTGCCCACCCAGCCCATATCATAAACCACAGACTACTAGCCTATTTCAATTATATTTGCACATACTGATCTGTTGGTATATGCCATGACCCTGAGATGacaaaaatgaagagaatataGCTTCTGCTCCTAGGAGTTCATAGGCTCTAAGGAAGACAaattatggaaataaatataGTATGCTACTATTATCTAGTATGCTGGAACATGGTTTATAATATTGGCTAGGAACAAAATtaggttttgtttattcttttacaaTTATCTCCTAATTGGTGGTAGTTGTGGTGAACTTGAAAGTCCTAGTTTTAGCCATTTTAGAATTGGTCTTTCCAATGCTCATTTTCAAGAAATACTGGAGAATAACATAAGTAAGTCATAGAGTTACAAGATCCCCAAAAGATGGGGAGTAGAaaggtaaaacacacacacaaaaaagaactCCCTCTCTGCAGCAGTTCATGTTGTTAATCACTCCCTTCATGAACCTTCTTCTACTCTGATTTCTTCTCCTACCTCACTAAACTggttaaacaaagaaacaaaaaacccacaaactgtCTACCAGTGATCTGTCACCTTAAGATCTGCTTCCTCCCCCGAACCTTTAAATTGAGTTTCTTAGGGGGCTGTATACtatgtttctcttctctttttctaagcTATCTCATTCATGCCTATGGCTTTAACTACCATCTATAAGACTCCCATATCTATAAATGCAGTTTTACAGTCTTACCTGAGCACCAACCTGTGTTTACTGGACACCTTACCCTTACTGCCCCACAAACACCTCAAAACTCAGTCTATACAACATTGTATTTCTTCAAAAACTCCCCACCTTCCTTCTACAGTCTCCCCGTCATCCCCATCTTGACTGGCAGAATGTCCCAACACACTCCTATGGTCAAGGAGAAACCTGGGAGCTAACCTCTACTCCTGTCTTCTCCTCCCACCAGCCATCGAATCCTATTAATTCTACCTCGTCTCTCAAATCTGTCCCTTCCTCCCTATATTCGTTGTTGTAGCCTTATTCCACTCCCTCATTATCTTCCTCCTATGCCAGGGGACTATTTGGCTAATCATATCCCCCACCAAACTTAATTCCCTTAATGAGACGGAcactattttcctcattttgaattgtgcctcccctccccacaatACTGCTGGCACAGTGCTTtgcatgtttgttgaatgaagaataaatgaaggCTCTGTGAAGTATTCCTGCATAACAATCTACAGTATTATTCTCACCTAAAATCTATTAGAGATGTAATCAGTCCCAAAAGTTTGTTTTgctggtaggaaaaaaaaagagaaagaccgCACTTTAGAAATAGAAGCCACTGTTGTCTTTATAAAACACAGAattgtgctgctgctgctgctgctgcttgctTCAGAAGGAACTGTACATTACAGCTGCTGGGATAATTTCACAATGGACTGGACAAGGTACAGCTCAAAGCAGGACACAAACACAAATCTCAAAGGGAAACAAATGCAAACAAGTACACAGCTGTGGGGATCCAGAGACATTTCCCCATCCATGCTGGACTTGAGAGGGATAAAAAGTTTAGAAACTAAAGTGAAAACCAGAGTAGTCACACATGCCCACCACATGGCTGCTAAGTGCAACATCACATACCAATTAGGCTGGACTGTGTGCACAGgaaagtaatttcatttttccttattgCTACTACACCAAGGGACTCAGTGCATTCAACAAATGTCTTTACTTGCACAATTCTTGGAGGGTTTCCTATTTTCCCCTGTAAAGAAGAAAATCTCCCTTTCCCAcctcattctgttttgtttttggctcattccttcccctccctttcttGGACGCCCAAACAGCAGCCAGAGGCTCTAAGTCAGTATGAATAGAGTAAGGGGAGAGCACCAACCCAGCCTCTCTCCCTGCCCAGGGAGAAGGCAAGTCCTACTAAGTCGGAGGAAAGTGAAAACCAGAAAATACCTCCTTCCCAATCTGCTTAGAAGGCCAAATAGTAAAAAGTGCCCTGCATATCCCTGCCATGATCAGATTTTAAGAAGGAAGGTATTCCAGCTACCATCCTGGATTGGCCTAGGCcccatatataaataaaaataacgtCCCCCAATGTAGTTTCCAAAACTGCCTTTTGGCTAGTTTGAGATGATTTTTCTACCCTGATGGGGAAGAAACGTCCAACCTTGTTAGTTACACATGATTCCAGGTCCAAAACTGTCCCACCAGCCTTACAGATATCCTATGGGCCAGCTAATAGTCAGTGCGCCCTTGGCTGCCCATCTTGAGTGCTGGCCTTattcacaaacagaaaaaaaaagtatccaaaaACACTGCTGCTTAGCTAAATAGGAGGCCACAGAGAAGCTATCTAGCAGGTGGGCATTAGGAGCTTTTTAGGGAAGTTTCAAATTTCTAGGTACCTTCTTCGGCTTTATGTTAAGCCTAAGTTACCAGCAACAGTAGCCCCAGGCTTATCCCTGGAGGCCAGTGTAGCACCTCAATCCCTAATGGATCAGGTTGGACTGGATAAACAATCAAAGAACAGTGCTCTCCTTTCCCACCTTTTATTCAAATTCTCTCCATTCTCTTCTCATCACTCTTTTTCCTTTATGTCCATCCCCTAACACTCAAACCCAGGATACCCAAATAGCTCAACCCTAAGACAATCTCAGAAAAGCCAGGCCCcagttaaagagaaaaagaaccagATTTAGAAAAAGCAATGAGAGAAACCAGCTCCAAGGAGTGGACAGGTGTGGAAAATGCCAGAAACCCTCCTGACTTCACACAAGTTGGGCAGGTCAGTTGCTCTTCTCTAGTATAAGCTTGAGGGCAGTCCAGCCCAGGTGGACATCTCTGGGCTTGGGGAACAGGTTCTTGGTCTTCTGCAGTCAAGGAGCTAAGCCTGACCCTGCCAGCTAACAGTGGGATCATTGCAGCCATGCAGAGATTTCATCATCACAtaggcagacaggcaggcaggcaggcaggccggCCAGCAAGCAAGCAGAGTGaatagaagaaaagggaaaggaagccaggcaaagagagaagaggaaaaggaaggcaaAACAGTGGTACAAAGGGAACAAGAGACCCAACTAAGAGGATGAGGCTGGGGGTCCCCCAAGCACTTCCTTGAAGCTGGGGTAAGAAGCACCACTTAAACCAAATCCACATGAGCCAAAGCTTGCTGCCAACACCACTTCTCCATCTGCATGCACCACCTTTCAAACAGGAATAATCTCAAGGTCGGGGTATTTTTCAAGTctcaaaaattatctttttacaaaaaaatcagAGTAAGAACTCATTTCTTGTCATTGCCCAAAGCTGAttctcttgctttttatttcttgaatgGCATATGCCACATCAAAGGGCTAAAAATGCATTTCAAGCCCCAGCTGAAAACCAACTGGAGAGAGTGaggcaaagagagaaaaggagagaacacAAACTTGTTGCTGGGAGTAGAGGCTGCCACCTGCTCCCTATGGACATTTGCAAATGCTGGTGAATGACTGGACCCTCCAGGAATAGTGCCCTGATCCTAGCCCCAAAATGTATCCAAGTGGAGAACATGCAGAGCCCACTGTCCCAGGAGAACTCCCCTCCCCAAAGGGTGACAGAACACGAAGTAGACTGTATATGAAGGCAATGGACAGGGCAGATGGAGTGTTAGCATCACTCTCTTTAGGCACTTGTGTAAGGAATGTAGGCTCTCCAGTGAGCTGCCTCCTCCCAGAGCCCTCCATTCTGTTCTTCAGCTGGGCTTGTGCCTATAGGGCACCCCATGCTGTAGCCAGCAGGAAAAAAGTAAAGGAGGAGTTACTCAACAGTCCTGATGCTTTCTCCATAATGAATGTTTGTGCTACGTTTTGTGAGCTGCTGAACAATGTAGCCAACCAGAACAGAACCTGGGATAGATTGTTTTGCATAGCAAATCCGGGTCATACAAGGGCAGCTAAGGGGAGGAAATGGTAGTTCTAACTCTACAGGCCAGGATTTAGACCCTTCTTCCTCCAGCTGGCCTCCAAGCCTGGGCTAGGTCTAAAGTAATCATGGCTTCATCACCAGATCAGGATAGATCCAAGCCCAGGCTCCTCAAAGAGGAAATTCCACACTGAAGTTGCAACTCCCCATCCCAAGCAGTGgggcaggaaaaaaatgaacagtcAAGGAAAAAGGGCAGGGGGGATGCTTGCTTCAAGGCCAACAGAGACCAAGCTAGAACCACCACCTTCTCCAGTCCTGCAAGACAGCCAAACCCCATgtctcaagacaaaaaaaaaaaaaaaaaaagcccatgccACCCACCCACATGCCCTAGTGGGAAACCAGgaaaaattcatttttgtaaaCAGAAGCAATAGGGAGCAGCAAAATTCCCCAGCCTGTCCACAGGACACACTGCAATCTAGGATGAGCCAAAAGGGTCAGAGCACAGTCCAGGGGAAGGAAAAAGATGCACTTGCAAGAAAGAGTGCAGGACAGTGCAGAGGAGGGAGGCTATAACAAGAAAAAGGTATTATCTGCACAGAGGAAGGATGGAGCCTGGACCCCATCTTGGGGCGATAACCACCCCCTCCCTACCTATCCAGGTCAGAGAACGAATCAGGTACACAGTTCATTCTGATGGCTCAATGTTTCTGGGATATAAACTCATCAGGCATGGGAAGGATTTCCAAATTTTGGCAATACACTCAAGTTATggtataaaaataacattttgttttctctcttttttctcattttagacCTAAGAGTTTTTTGTTATAAGAGACCCCAGTTAAGAAATATTGAAACAAGAGACTTGACCATCAAGGGAGAAAAGAAGCCAAGAGTGAAAAATGCTATGAAAGTAACTCCAGACCTGGGCGGGGCGGGAGGTAGGAGGAACAAGGAGAAAAGGAGGCATAAGTGGAAAGGCCAGGGGCCAGTCATCTCAGCAGCTCCGAGACTTGTCATGTTTGAAAGTGCAAATGTCAATGGATTTTAACCATCTTGAGGTTGTGATCTTTTAAAAAGCTCAATGAATGAGGAAGTCAATTCCTTCAAATGCAAAATAGCTGGCTTTCTGGCTGGAGGTTTGTTGGGTCTGGGGTATTTCTTCCCCATctacctcctctcccacccccaccccattcccCAAAGAAAGGTACAAAAGGTTGCAGTTCTGCAGCATTACCGTTACAGGGAAGGCACTGGTTACCCACCAGCGGGCGGAAGGAAGACAGGGTCGTGTCACTTCAAAGCTAAGTGCCATAGTGCCTTAAGTATTACTAGGGGCTGGATGTCTGTCAGGGAGGAGAAGTAAGGTGGGGCAGAAAATGTGGACAGAGAGGAATAAGGGTAAGGTGGGGGGTGGCAGCTGGGGGAGGAGCAAccaaaaccattaaaaaatcTTCCTACAAACTGGATTCTGAACCCATTAAAACATCTAGTATCCTAAAATATTGATCTGGGtctggtttcatttttcttcttaaacaaATCTAGTCCTTTTCTGATTAAGGCTCCTAAAAaatccttccctcctcccacccactttCTCAAGCCCCTCACTTTCCCATCTAAAGTATCAAACTCAAACCTAACCAGCTTTTGTCTGCAGGGCTACAGAGTTGACCTTACCAAGCTGTCAAGCATGAGTCTTTAGCACTGTGAGTCACATGAGACACCTGTGTGTATGGTGGGCACCAGTGCTGCCCCTTTTGGTCCAGTGGGGTCAGGGCCAGATGTGACAAGATGGGGTAAGGGGTGGGGGACATGAGGTTGATATCAGAGATTTCTGGCTGGTGGTCTGTCTTGCTGGCCCTGTTCCCCACTCTTACACCACCTCTATAGAAGGAAACAAGGCATCCTACACTCCTCCctaccccacctccctcctccttgCTTCCTCTGGATTTGGGTGGCACAGCTCCTGGGGCTTGGAAAGCTTTCTTCTATCCAGTGAGGTAACAGCGTTCTGCCTTCAAGCGAAGTACATGGTGCGCAGAGTATCCTGGTGAACCTGCACGGCTTTGGCCAGGGCCTGGGGGTCCCGCCCATTGCTCTGCCCCGATATGTGGCTCCCCTCtccactgaaaaggaaaaaatgaaagaagtccTTCCTGGTGAACTGAGAGCTGCTGCTAATTCCCTCGCCCAGCCCTGGGATGCCAATTCCCATACCAACTTAAGAGAGCAACCCAACCCAGGATTGGGCAGACGAGCCCAATGACACCAAATTGGACAGCACTCATTTCCTTCTACCCAAGGAAAGTTAAGAAGATCTGGCACAATAGGCTGAAGCAAAAAGGAGGCCAACCTGATCCCAGGCCTCACCTGTCATGCTCCTTGTCCACCAGGTGGTATCGTGCCCGGAAAGCCACAAGGCGGGCATAGTAGGCAGGTGCTGGGATAGAGACAGAGCGTGTGCATCGTACGTAAGTGTGGCACAGCTGGTACGTCAGGATCTGGAGCTCATCCGCTGTGAAACGGTTGTCATCCCAAAGAACATAGTAATGGGATGGTCGGCTGGTGCCCTGGGAAGATAGGAAGGTGAGGGGTCCCAGGCTGGGCAGAGAAGATGGCTGATAATAGGGGAACAGGATCACTGTTAAGAATATGGCTGGGTAGATAATTCACCCATGAACAGGCAGATGCAAAACTACCAATGTCATAAAGCACTCTTCTTATAAGCAACCTGCAAGTGTACTCAGGGCTTATTACGACAGCagtcctggccgggcacagtggctcatgcctgtaatcccagcactttgggaggccaaggtgggtggatcacttgaggtcaggagttcaagaacagcggggccaaaatggtgaaaccctgtctctactaaaaatacaaaaattagctgggtatggtggcgcatgcttgtaatcccagctacttgggaggctgaggcgggaaggcaggaagactgcttaaacccagaaggtagaggttgcagttagctgagattgtgccactgcactccagcctgggggacagagtgagactccgcctcaaaacaaaacaaaacagaacaaacagaaaagagagcAATCCTAATTTGGATGTCATTCAGTGATGACTGATACATTCTAGAGGCAATATGAATGAACAACTCATCTTTGACCCATTGGAACCACAAGATAAAGCCCAGCTACCTGGATGCCTGCGTGGCTGCACAGATAGAAGTCAAACTCAAATGGGTGGGTGATGTTGGTGtccactgtggtcccagctgggATGTTACCACTCTTCCCAATCTGTATAGAGACAAACACAACCAAGATCCCAAGACCTGCCTGGCCCTAACCAGGACCCTGGCTCAATTCTACTCTGATTTCACCAAAATCCCAAGAACAAAGCCAAAGTTGCTATTCCCTGAGGGTACTGAATCTTAAAATAATATGCTTCTAAAGTCACACAGACCTGTGTTCAAGTcctattagctgtgtgatcttagcaAGTCGTTTAACCTTTCTGAGGTTAAattggagataataataatacgtacctcacagggttgctgtgaggaagACGCCTTgtacagtatctggcacataggaggagttcaataaatggtagttcccttccccttctctagGAGCTGGTCTATATATGGGGTCTAGGCCAGGGAGctaggaggagggaaaggaagtaTAAGGGAAGGACGGGAGGAGGTGGACACTAGTGAAGGCGGTGGCAGAGGAAGGACCACAAGAGCtaggaggagggaaggggccaGGGAGGATGGATAGGACAAGGACTAAATCCCCAGCCTTTATCTCAAGGGCTTCTTCTCTATTAAGATAAGGGAGACAGAAGGAGGGGATGGGAGGCCTCAGTCCCTCACTCACTCGCTCATTCTTGTCAGCACAGAAAAGGCGGGTGTGATGGCGTTTCTGCACCACAATATAAGTGATCCCAGGCTGGTAGTCCTTTTCCAGTTTGATGCAGGCATCACGAATGGCCAGTAGCTCATAGTGGAGTATCTAGGCACAAAAAAATGGGGAGGGAAACAAAGAAATACACAGTTCCTCTTAAGTTCACATACCCTTCTGAACTAAGGAGTTGCCACTTGTAATATAacttttgcctcagtctccctttaTATGCTGATGCTCAACAATTAGAGATGATAGGCCCTTCTTGTCAAAAGCAGCCTTATGCTCAGTTCACTTAATATGCTCCTATAAAACCTTGGCCAGGAGGCTTGGCATCAGAAGACAACACTCATCTGGTTCCTGTCTATAAAGAGACCTAATACCAAGACACAGAACCAAGGTTCACAGAGAAATCACTAAAATCACAATGCCCAAAGTTAGTTTCACTCAGGATCAGGTGACTAATGAGAGTTCTCCTTTGGGCTCCAAGAGCAGACAGGTTGTGGACCACCAGAGAAGAGCAGACATATAGTTCCATAATGGGTGCAGAGAGAGTAGGTGAATTCAGTCCTGCAAAGCAGCAGGATTATAAGAAAACAGGCTAGCTAAGGGAAAAGCTAGAAGTAAATAATCATAGGCAATAGTTGCCTGTGGCCGTGGATGTCAGATACAGAGGGTCAAAACTGTATGATAGAGAAGGATAGACTTTGGAATCAATTAGATTTAAATCCAAGCTTTATCTAGTTGTATTACATCAGGCAAGTTATTCAACTCCACTAAGTCTCATTTTCTCCACGTCTGTTAATGTTACTAAGACCTGCTTCACAAAGCTGTTAAGAAGACTATGATAAACAATTAAGTAAAAGCATAGAAAACCTAGTAGGGCTTAATAACTACTGATTGCTTTGCTAAGCAGTTTGAATTTTAACCCAAAGCTATGTGAAGCCACTAGACATTTCTGAACAGATATGTGATATGATAAATGTGTCtgttattttagaaaatactggATGACTTAGAAATTGGGcataatggccgggcacggtggctcacgcctgtatttccagcactttgggaggccaaggcgggtggatcatttgaggtcaggagtttgagaccagcctggccgacatggtgaaaccccatctctactaaaaatacaaaaataagctgggtgtggtgactcatacctatagccccagctacttgggaggctgaggaaagagaatcgcttgagcccgggaggcagaagctgcagtgagctaagatcacaccactgcgctccaccctgggcaagagcgagactctgttccccccccaaaaaaagaaaaaaagaaactgggcaTAACAGTTAAGAGCATAAACTATGGAATCAGACCAATGTGTCTGAATCCCGGTTCCACTCCTAATTATCTTTGATGACATTAAAGATCATGTAACATTTCcaagcctgttttctcatctgttaaatggaaaTACACTATTATTCCAAAGGACTATTGTAAAGCATTAAATAGAACATATGTTTCCActcaaatttaggaaaaaaaaaaaaaaagtgaagtgctTAGGACAGTTCATGGCACATAGGAAGTTCATTGGAACAGTAGTTATAATACTATTAAATGGTAGTCAAGGATACCAGTTCAgcatagaagttaaaaaaaaaaatgaaggctggCAGTGAGAATGAATAGGAGGAATATTATGAAGGAGGGTCAACAGCATTAGTCCTCAAATGTAGTCTCCAGACTATCAGCATCGCCTAAGAACTTGTCAGTATTGTAAATTCTTGGCCCTCATCCAAGactcactgaatcagaaactctaaggGTAGAGCCCTTAAaactgttttaacaagccctccaggcgATCTTAATGTAAGCTagcatttgagaatcactggtctaAACAATCAGTCTCCAACATGAACCAACTACTTAAATAGGCAGTGAGGGTCTTCTtctatgagaagaaaaatatacagaTGCTTGTACACTCCATCCCTCAGTTGCGATCCTTGCCCTCAAGTCTACTCCATTTAGCAAAGCTCACTAAGAAGTGACACACCTCTCAGTGCCAATAGCTTAGAAAAGGTAGTAGCACCTAGCTTTCCAGCCATGATGTGAAGGTTTTCTCCACCTACTGTGGGCCCTACCTGGGGTAGCTGGCCTTCAGGCACCCCATCTCGGTAGAAGATGATGCGGGTAGGCTTGAAACGGGTGGACTTGTAGAATTGGATGAGGAGCTCACGCACCATGTAGGACAAGTCTTCAATGATCTCTTGCCGTGGTCGCTGTACCCGCACAGTAGCACAGTATCGGCTGGGGTGGGCATCCATACTGCCTACCACCTGACAGTCAGAGAGAAAGGATTAGCTCCTAGAACCTTCACCTTCACTGTCAGGCTATGGGTTTGTGGAAAGGCTTCTTAGCAAGAAAACTACAACTGAATGACTAGGGCTTGAGACTCAATGAGCCCTGGTTTCAATCTCTATTCTATCACACAAGCAGAAGTTACTCAATCTCTCTgatcttttttcctcttctcagaTGGTGATAAGAACACCTGCTTGCAGTGCTACTGGGGTCCATATTAAGCACCTTACACAGGACGTAGCCCACAGTAGGTACTTGATAAACTGATTTCTCTCCCCTTTGCAGAGGAGCATGTGAAGGTTTAGCACTATTAAATCAAACAATGGCCTCATCCAGTCCCAAGTTTATCCTTTTTcccattcaaatgctaatctacCCAGGAATCATGACCATAGTAACAGTGTTCTTGTGGTTGATGGAAGAAATGCCATTTACAAAGGAGACAGCAGCCAAAGCCTAGGAGGGATGGCCACAAGGAAAACAGGGATAAGCATATTATAGGGCTTCCCTGCACTTACTGAGGTTAAGACCAGTGTGCTTACAGAAATGTGAGGGTTTAGGAAATATACGTGGGAAAGAAGGTCTAACCCCTAGCAATTTGGAAGCCCCTAAGAGACAAAGAGCAGAAAAGTCAGGAGAGAGATAAAAGAAACATCTAATCTATTATATAGATCGGGGTGAGGATGGGCAGAGCAAAGGATAGTCCTGGCAACTAAGTAACTCCCTTTAAAGGGATTTCAGAGAAGATATAGTCCCTCCCCTACATCCCAAAAGCAGGCATGGGGAAAGAGAGACATTCAAATGCAGAGCAAGAGTGATGCAGAATGAGTCAAGTCTCTGGCTACACTCTCATTACTCTCCCTGAAAAAAGACACCATACAGAGCTACCTTTATGAGATATCAAGGGAATGGGAATTGGGAATAGCGAGCTAAATGGACATCTTATGAAGGCTCAAGAGCCAGAGCTGAGGGAAGGAAATCATGGGCAGTTTTGAGGACTCAGAGCGAAGAGGAGAACCTTATGAGGCAGCTACAGAATATCACTCACTGCTGTGATAGAAGGTTTTTTCCCATCCCCTGCTGGGGGGTGTGTAACATCTGCTCCCAGGAATATCACTGGCTGTTGAAAAACGGCAGAGCTGagcaaggaagagaaaacaaaatggtgAGGTGCTGGGTCTTCTCTAGCTGGCACCATCCAATACCCACTCTGCTCTTCTCCCCCTTATGTCTGATTCAGTCTGCCTGGCCAGGGTCCTATCTCTTCATCAATTCCCAGCATGGTACCTTGACAAGGGCAAGTGGACAACAGAGTTCATACCGCTGGTGTGGGACTAGGATGTTGTTAATGCCACCAAGTTTGACATTGATCTTGAGGCAGAGGTTAGACAGAGTCTGAGGTGAGGTCTTGACCACGTTCTTCACCTGCACACACTGCGTAGCCATTCCCAAGAGTGTATCTCCGACACGTTTCACCTCAGCTACGGGCAGGGAGAGAAATAATTagtgcattcaacaaatatttactgaatgcctactagATGCCAGGCAGTGTATGAGGTGCTAGGGAACACAATAATGACAGGAAACACATAAGGTCCTTACTCTCAAAGTGCTTACTAAATAgggactaattttaaaaatcgtGAAAATTACAACGCTGATAAATGACACAACAGAAAACTTCATGGAACAATAACAgcataaaatgggaaataaaaaccTAGTCAGGAAAGGATTCTTGAGTAGGTAATGATTGAAATGAAATCTGATGACAGCAAAGGACTTAGAGGAGAGGGGGAGTTTGAGAgacagcattccaggcagaaggaacaacaTGCAAAAATGCACCCTGCTAGAAGATAGCAAGATGTGTTTGAGAAACAGAAAGGCCATAGCAGCTAAAAAGAAGAGCAAGGGGAGCATGTTGTAAGGAAAGAATGTGGTCATTAGACTGACCTACCAGAGGAGATAAGGGTAGCCTAGATTAACAAGACCGGTGaacgccaggcgcggtggctcacgcctgtaatcccagcactttgggaggccgaggcgggtggatcatgaggtcaggagattgagatcatcctggttaacatggtgaaaccccatctctactaaaaatacaaaaaattagccaggcatggtggcgggcgcctgtagtcccagctacttgggaggctgaggcaggagaatggcgtgaacccaggaggtggagcttgtagtgagccgagattgtgccactgcactccagcctgggcgacagagtgagactccatatccagaagaaaaaaaaaaaaagatgggtgaGTTGTTGAGACGGAGAAAAACAAATGGATTCCACAGATATTTAAGGGACTCAAGTTATAGACTACATGTGTgagtaagggaaaagaaaatttttatggaTAACTTTTAAGTTTCCAGCTTCtgtaataaaaataggccagccgggcacggtggcttacgcctgtaatcccagcactttgggaggctcaggtgggtggatcacgaggtcaggagttcaagaacagcctggccaacatggtgaaaccctgtatctactaaaaatacaaaaattagctgggtgtggtggcatgtgcctgtaatcccagctacttgggaggctgaggcaggagaatcacttgaacctgggaggcagaggttgcagtgagacgagatcacacccactgcactacagcctgggtgacagagcaagactccgtctcagaaaaataaataaaaaaataaaataaaataaaaataggccataAATTATTTGTGAGACATTTTGAGTCTGAAGTAGTTTTTTGGTCATCTCAGTGAGGATATCAACTAAGCAAATGGGCCTCATGGTTCGATGCTCAAAAGAGTAGTCTGAAATGGAGATGCAAATTTGTGTGATAATTAGGTACAGGTAGTAGTTGAAggcatgctttttttttgttttgttttttgagacagagtctcgctctgtctcccaggctggagtgccgtggcacgatctcggctcactgcaagctccgcctcccgggttcacaccattctcc
This genomic window contains:
- the AGO1 gene encoding protein argonaute-1 isoform X12 yields the protein MCEVLDIRNIDEQPKPLTDSQRVRFTKEIKGLKVEVTHCGQMKRKYRVCNVTRRPASHQTFPLQLESGQTVECTVAQYFKQKYNLQLKYPHLPCLQVGQEQKHTYLPLEVCNIVAGQRCIKKLTDNQTSTMIKATARSAPDRQEEISRLMKNASYNLDPYIQEFGIKVKDDMTEVTGRVLPAPILQYGGRNRAIATPNQGVWDMRGKQFYNGIEIKVWAIACFAPQKQCREEVLKNFTDQLRKISKDAGMPIQGQPCFCKYAQGADSVEPMFRHLKNTYSGLQLIIVILPGKTPVYAEVKRVGDTLLGMATQCVQVKNVVKTSPQTLSNLCLKINVKLGGINNILVPHQRSAVFQQPVIFLGADVTHPPAGDGKKPSITAVVGSMDAHPSRYCATVRVQRPRQEIIEDLSYMVRELLIQFYKSTRFKPTRIIFYRDGVPEGQLPQILHYELLAIRDACIKLEKDYQPGITYIVVQKRHHTRLFCADKNERIGKSGNIPAGTTVDTNITHPFEFDFYLCSHAGIQGTSRPSHYYVLWDDNRFTADELQILTYQLCHTYVRCTRSVSIPAPAYYARLVAFRARYHLVDKEHDSGEGSHISGQSNGRDPQALAKAVQVHQDTLRTMYFA